Proteins encoded in a region of the Oscillospiraceae bacterium genome:
- a CDS encoding DUF421 domain-containing protein: MWIFLLKTAGAFVAIIAAVRIMGKRQVGQLQVPELAITIIISQIATEPLINETMPFLKALAAVGLLVVLELGMSALTLASPRINKFFYGSPSFLMNMGKIDHTEMHRQRITVEDICEGMRQTGCPNPGELSCIVLETNGHMSIFLKKDRCEDGIPAVVIADGKINPNGLKFYGRNEQWLRDLLQSKGLVPEDVFLMTADAKDGVYIVDNSDHMR; the protein is encoded by the coding sequence TTGTGGATTTTTCTGTTGAAGACGGCGGGTGCGTTCGTTGCGATTATCGCGGCGGTGCGCATCATGGGCAAGCGGCAGGTCGGGCAGCTTCAAGTTCCGGAACTCGCCATCACGATCATCATCTCCCAAATTGCCACCGAGCCCTTGATTAACGAGACCATGCCATTTTTAAAAGCTCTGGCGGCGGTTGGACTGCTGGTTGTGTTGGAACTCGGAATGTCGGCGCTGACGCTCGCAAGCCCGCGGATCAATAAATTCTTTTACGGTTCCCCGAGCTTTTTGATGAACATGGGCAAGATCGATCATACCGAGATGCACAGGCAGCGCATCACCGTCGAGGATATCTGCGAGGGGATGCGCCAAACGGGCTGCCCGAATCCCGGGGAACTCTCCTGTATCGTGCTTGAGACCAACGGACATATGTCGATTTTTTTAAAAAAAGACCGCTGTGAGGACGGAATTCCGGCGGTCGTGATTGCTGACGGGAAAATCAATCCGAACGGCTTGAAATTTTACGGCCGCAACGAACAGTGGCTCCGCGATTTGCTGCAAAGTAAAGGACTCGTGCCCGAGGATGTGTTTTTGATGACCGCAGATGCAAAAGACGGCGTCTATATCGTTGACAATTCTGACCATATGAGATAG